The uncultured Desulfuromonas sp. genome contains the following window.
GTATACTGTTTGAATGCATAAGAGAGAAAAGCGGAAGCCTCCATATGGCGTACAGTTTATAATAATGAACGTGTGGGGTCGAACAAATCGCCCCAAGTCAGACCCCCAAAGAAAAACGACCGCGCCGATGCGAAAAACTAGCAGACTTGCTGCGTTACAGGGATTTGGTCGTGAGCGCAGCAACACAAATGAAAAACAAATATCCGGTTTGTTAATGGAGGTCGGTGCTCCATACAGCAAACGACGCTCGCATGGAAAGAAATATTTGTCCGAGTTGCTCGAACAGGTAGAGGATGTTCCTGACTCGGTCAAAGAACTATTGGTTTTGAGTCGCGGCAATTTAGAGCTGTTTACCGCGGTTCAGAAGAAACTGACTGAATCTCTACGCGAAGAGCCCCTTATTCAGGAGCGTGTTGAACATTTGATGAGTATTCCGTAGGTGAGGTCATGGCCCTGACTTGGGTCCTGGAGATCGGTGAGACTCCGCGTTTCAAAGATGCACGGCAGGCCATCAAGTAAAAAAAATCAGCAGTTTGTTGCGCATTTTCGAGGCAGCGCCAGCCCACGGCTTTCTTGAATGGTATCCGCACCAAGCAGACCAACGGCATCAGCGCGGCAGCGGGTACAATGTCTCATCTGGGGCAAGTACTCCTCTGCCCAGCTACGCAATTCTGCCATGCGCTGACTGTCCGGCTCCGGGATGTCCGCAAACGGCGTGCCCTCATTGGGGAGTAGGGCCATACAGTTGAGAAAGTCGACCCCGAGCTCTTTCATGACTGCGGCGATCTCCTGAATGTGAAAATCATTTTTCCCCGGCACAACAACGGTATTGACCTTGACTGTTATACCGTGCTGTTTCAGAAGCGTGATGGCTGTTATCTGGCGCTCCAACAACAGCTCTGCCGCCAGAGTGCCGCGATAAATCGAGGCTCCATCCTGCACATAAGAATAGAACTCCTTGACGACCTCTGGCACCACACCGTTAACAGTCACGGTTACATGGGAAACAGATAGATCCACCAACTGCGCGATATAAGGGGCCAGATTCAACCCATTCGAAGCCAGACAGAGAATTATCTCTGGATAACGCTCCCTGATGAGATGCAATGTTTCCATGGTTTCATCAGGGTTGGCAAATGGGTCGCCCGGCCCGGCAATACCTGCCACCGCCAGACGCTGATCCTTTTCCAGCACTTGCTCCAGATAGGCCAGTGCCTGCTGCGGACTCAACACGGTGCTGGTAACACCCGGGCGTGATTCATTGACACAATCATACGTGCGATTGCAGTAGTTACATTTAATATTACAGTGCGGCGCCACCGGCAGATGCACCCGGCCGAATTGACCTTTCACCCCCACGTTAAAGCAGGGGTGATTGTTTAAATTAATAGCCATTTCGCCATCCTTAGTCCTTGGTTTTACCACGACCGAATTCAATGGCATTGGTCGGGCAACTCGGCACACAGTCGCCGCAGTTGGTGCAATTTTCCTCTGCCGGCATGGTTCCCATTGGGCAGGAGCGCAGACATTTTTTGCAGTCATTACACTGGTCGTTTCTGAAAAAACGAAACAGGGTAACTTTCCGGAATATTTCTAAAAATCCTCCGGCCGGGCAGGCAAAGCGGCACCATAGATTGCTGACCAGTACACCGGCGCTGACCATGGCAAGCACAACCAAGGTACGGATCATCCATGGATCAGTAGCGTGTTCAAAGGTTAACTGTACCGCCTGAGTGAAATCTCCGGCCGTGCGGATCGGGATTGCCCAGCGTGGATTGCCCAGTCCGTAGAACAGGTAGATAACCACCAGAATAGCCAGATATTTGCCGTAAGGTGCCACCTTGGCCAGCCAACCTTTAATGCGTACCTTGAATGGATTCAGAGTGCTGATCAGCTGAGTTGCCAGACCACCAGGACAGAGCCAACCGCAAAAGGCGCGGCCAAACAACAGCACAGCCAGCGGCAGCAGCAGCCAGAACCCCCAGAAAATACTGGTCCAGCGCCCCATACAGGTGATGACCGGACAACTTTCGCAACTCACGAAAGGAACCGCAAATGGACAGCGAAATATCCCATAAAAAGACCATTGTCCCAGCACCAGCAACATGGACGACTGAACCATACGGCGCAACCAGAGGAGTTTATTCTTAAACATCTTTTACTCCCAGCCTTTCCGTCATTTCCAACCCTTGTGCTGAATAGGCTGAAATGAATCCCTGTTTCGTAAAATAACTCTGTCCTTCAGCAGAACAGATGAATTCCACATAATCATCCGCCATTTTACGATTTTGCGCCGACTTCATGACGCCAATGGTAAACGTCAGTGGTGGCGGCGGTTGAAATTGCGCCGGGATGTCCAGAGTATCAACTTTGCCAGCAAACATCGGCAAATGCACCAGGCGCC
Protein-coding sequences here:
- a CDS encoding radical SAM protein — protein: MAINLNNHPCFNVGVKGQFGRVHLPVAPHCNIKCNYCNRTYDCVNESRPGVTSTVLSPQQALAYLEQVLEKDQRLAVAGIAGPGDPFANPDETMETLHLIRERYPEIILCLASNGLNLAPYIAQLVDLSVSHVTVTVNGVVPEVVKEFYSYVQDGASIYRGTLAAELLLERQITAITLLKQHGITVKVNTVVVPGKNDFHIQEIAAVMKELGVDFLNCMALLPNEGTPFADIPEPDSQRMAELRSWAEEYLPQMRHCTRCRADAVGLLGADTIQESRGLALPRKCATNC
- a CDS encoding 4Fe-4S binding protein, which gives rise to MFKNKLLWLRRMVQSSMLLVLGQWSFYGIFRCPFAVPFVSCESCPVITCMGRWTSIFWGFWLLLPLAVLLFGRAFCGWLCPGGLATQLISTLNPFKVRIKGWLAKVAPYGKYLAILVVIYLFYGLGNPRWAIPIRTAGDFTQAVQLTFEHATDPWMIRTLVVLAMVSAGVLVSNLWCRFACPAGGFLEIFRKVTLFRFFRNDQCNDCKKCLRSCPMGTMPAEENCTNCGDCVPSCPTNAIEFGRGKTKD